The window AAATGTCGCTTACTTACTAGGACACTTGGGTCAATCGCACGCTGACCCTTACGTATGGTAAAATGCTCAGATACTCCCCAGTTCTCATGATGCCGGTCCATGTTACCAATCCAGGCGTCAAATACAATCATTTCCGCAAAACTATCTAATATATCTTCAGGCGAATAATAACGTGCTCGTATGCGCTTTTCTATTTCCTCTAATGTGAGTGAATCGGATGGTGTATTTACAATCCTCTGGCCGTAAGTAATCTCATAGTCTTTCGGGAATATATTTCTCGCAAGTGTGGCAATCGGTAATAATTCTTCCTTGTTGCCAAGGTGCTGCTTAACAACTTTTATGATATTGGGGGGTATCTCTTTTATAGTTACTTCTTGGCAACGAACTTTTGCGATCTGTGCCAGTTTAGACGCGATCAATTCGCTAAACACCTCGCGAGAGTTGTGCCGAGAGAACTTAAGTAGAAATGTTTGATTAGTCCTCTCATGAACAACAGTAACACGTGGCCGTGAGCCACCTACAACTTGAATTTTTAAAACCGGCTTGAAGGGCGGAAAGCTAAGCTTCTTTATTAAGTAATGTTTCATGTAGCTCGTTGTAGCTAATGCGCTCCTGCTTGGTGGTGTCGCGGTTGCGGACGGTTACGGTGTTGTCTTCTAGGGTGTCGAAGTCGATGGTTACACAGTATGGGGTGCCGATCTCGTCTTGGCGGCGATACCGTTTACCTATGTTGCCGTTGTCGTCCCACATGACGTTGCCGATTTCTTTCTTTAGGCTCTTGTAGACTTCCTGAGCTTTTTCTACCAGTTCTGGTTTGTTCTTTAGGAGTGGGCTGACTGCAACTTTGTAGGGGGCTAGCTTGGGATCTAGTTTGAGGACAATGCGCTTTTCGCCGTTAATTTCTTCTTCGTGATAGGCATCTACCAACACAGCCAGGAACATGCGCCCCACACCCACGGATGATTCGATAACGTAAGGGGTAAAACGTTCCTTGGTCGCGTCGTCGAAATACTGCAAGTCTTTGCCGCTGACCCGCATGTGATTTCCTAGGTCAAAATCTGTACGGTTATGGGTGCCCCACAGCTCTTTGAAGCCCTGCGGAAACTTAAAGTAAATGTCATGGGCCGCTGCGGCATAGTGAGCTCGTTCGTCCTCGCCGTGTTCATGCCAGTCCAGATTAGATTCTTCTATACCAAGTCGCTCTGTCAAAAACTTCCAGGCAAAATCACGCCACTGCTCGTAGACATCTTTTTGATCGGCAGGACGAATGAAATACTGCATTTCCATTTGTTCGAGCTCGCGGACACGAAAGATAAAATCACGCGGGCTTATCTCGTTTCGGAAGGCCTTTCCAATTTGGGCCACACCAAACGGCAGCTTGGCGCGCATGGTCTCGCGTACG is drawn from Verrucomicrobiia bacterium and contains these coding sequences:
- a CDS encoding glycine--tRNA ligase, coding for MSDVKMDDIVSLCKRRGFVFQASEIYGGLAGFWDYGPLGVELANNIKQAWWNAMVRESDNIFGVDGAIIQNPKLWEASGHIAGFTDPLVDCKNCGARHRADHLAGTDSTNLDELKELLKDKACPTCGKKELTEPRFYNMMMKTWVGPIEDDSSVAYLRPETAGSIFTNYENVRETMRAKLPFGVAQIGKAFRNEISPRDFIFRVRELEQMEMQYFIRPADQKDVYEQWRDFAWKFLTERLGIEESNLDWHEHGEDERAHYAAAAHDIYFKFPQGFKELWGTHNRTDFDLGNHMRVSGKDLQYFDDATKERFTPYVIESSVGVGRMFLAVLVDAYHEEEINGEKRIVLKLDPKLAPYKVAVSPLLKNKPELVEKAQEVYKSLKKEIGNVMWDDNGNIGKRYRRQDEIGTPYCVTIDFDTLEDNTVTVRNRDTTKQERISYNELHETLLNKEA